ATCATGTCAAATCCACCATCGCGCCTTATAAACACCCTCGGTCCATTGTGTTTACCAAAGCGCTGCCAAAAACCGAAAGCGGCAAAATCCAGCGCTTCAAGCTTCGGGCAACCGATTAATGAATAAAGCAGCCTACAATCCCGCAACTGGCGGCGCCAAGATGGATTTCGAAGGTGCAATGTCCTACAGCGATTATCTGCAACTTGCACCAATACTTTCGGCGCAAAAGTCTCTCAGCACCGCACATGACGAATTACTATTCATCATTCAGCACCAGACGTCAGAACTTTGGATGAAGCTGATCCTGCACGAATTAGACGCTGCTCGTAAGGCGCTAAGCTCGGGTGATACGGCAATCATGTTCAAGATGCTCGCCCGGGTGAGCCGAATTTTTGAACAACTCAATAACCAGTGGGACGTTCTGCGCACCATGACACCTGCCGACTATACAGCATTTCGTGAAGCGCTTGGGCCCTCTTCGGGTTTTCAGTCCTATCAATACCGGATGATCGAGTATGTGCTCGGCAACCGAAACCCGAATATGCTAAAGCCCCATGCCCATATGCCGGACGCCCACGCTATGCTATCTAAGGAAC
The nucleotide sequence above comes from Rhodobacteraceae bacterium Araon29. Encoded proteins:
- a CDS encoding tryptophan 2,3-dioxygenase, with the protein product MNKAAYNPATGGAKMDFEGAMSYSDYLQLAPILSAQKSLSTAHDELLFIIQHQTSELWMKLILHELDAARKALSSGDTAIMFKMLARVSRIFEQLNNQWDVLRTMTPADYTAFREALGPSSGFQSYQYRMIEYVLGNRNPNMLKPHAHMPDAHAMLSKELARPSLYDEVLRHLCRTMDGNENNVPTPQLDTPHTALPQIQDRWKTVYENIDIYWSLYELGEKLVDLEDYFRRWRFNHVTTVERVIGFKRGTGGTEGVSYLRRMLEVELFPELWHVRGEL